One Augochlora pura isolate Apur16 chromosome 10, APUR_v2.2.1, whole genome shotgun sequence DNA window includes the following coding sequences:
- the Fkbp39 gene encoding FK506-binding protein 39kD, whose protein sequence is MFWGLIMEPNKRYTQIVEKSFHVSMASLDLTAADENLVQVMLGYDNRNYLLCSLKKGSTWQVPLDLNFQEGTKIAFTCNGHGHVHLTGYVISDEDMDLDDLEDEEEEEEVPQLVDKKSKRKATESLKNENNAKRFKQVIEAESSEDEEIDLDDSDSDGSDKEGEDSIVNQEEEEEEDSDESGDDNEEEQEEEQNKLRSHQKDKKSKQQEKKKEDINKLVNGKDTKLDQQNKQKKNKGKQQQLNEQNAQNNLKKRLVEGGVQIEELKLGSGMLAKAGRFVSVYYVGRLKNGKKFDSTTQGEGFKFKLGKGEVIKGWDIGIAGMKIGGKRRITIPPAMAYGTKGSPPVIPGNATLVFEVELRNVH, encoded by the exons ATGTTCTGGG GCTTAATAATGGAACCGAACAAACGGTATACGcaaatcgtcgaaaaatcaTTCCACGTGTCGATGGCGAGTTTAGACCTCACCGCAGCCG ATGAAAATTTGGTGCAAGTAATGTTAGGTTACGACAATAGGAACTATTTACTTTGCAGTTTAAAAAAGGGTTCAACATGGCAAGTACCGCtggatttaaattttcaagaagGGACTAAAATCGCGTTCACATGTAACGGTCATGGTCATGTACATTTAACCGGTTATGTGATATCTGACGAAGACATGGATTTAGATGATCTggaagacgaagaagaggaagaagaagtaCCACAATTGGTTGATAAAAAATCTAAGAGAAAAGCTACAGAATCATTGAAGAACGAGAATAATGCAAAGCGATTTAAACAAGTGATAGAAGCAGAATCTTCGGAGGATGAAGAAATAGACTTGGATGATAGTGATTCTGATGGTTCGGATAAAGAGGGTGAAGATTCTATAGTAAatcaggaggaggaggaagaagaagacagTGACGAAAGTGGAGATGACAATGAAGAGGAACAGGAAGAAGAACAAAACAAGTTAAGATCTCATCAAAAGGATAAAAAGAGTAAGCAGcaagaaaagaagaaggaagatataaataaattagtaaatggTAAAGATACGAAATTGGAccagcaaaataaacaaaagaagaataaGGGGAAACAACAGCAATTGAATGAACAAAAtgctcaaaataatttgaaaaaaaggcTAGTCGAAGGTGGAGTGCAAATAGAAGAGTTGAAACTAGGTAGTGGTATGCTGGCGAAAGCTGGAAGATTTGTATCTGTATACTACGTAGGTCGACTGAAGAATGGTAAGAAGTTCGACTCAACAACGCAAGGAGAAggttttaaatttaaattgggAAAGGGTGAAGTAATCAAAGGATGGGACATTGGTATCGCAGGAATGAAAATTGGAGGAAAGCGACGTATTACGATACCACCAGCTATGGC GTATGGTACAAAGGGTTCACCTCCAGTTATTCCAGGCAACGCTACACTTGTATTTGAAGTTGAACTTAGAAAtgtccattaa